Genomic window (Ostrinia nubilalis chromosome 23, ilOstNubi1.1, whole genome shotgun sequence):
CAAAGAAAGAAGCATTTATGGAAAATTTTAAGATTTTGAGTACCTTCAAATGCTGATCCCTGTTCTCTGTGGCTTTTTGAAGCCTTTTCTCCATTCTTAGTCTCTTTTCTTCGATCAACTGATTTTTTGCGACCTGtaataaagaaaacaataattttagacgtgatttcatttttattatttgaataattGTTGCAAGAAATTGGACGTCCTAAAGCCACAGTTTTAATGGAAGTAAGACTAGGAGTACTCAAGATAACTGGACACTGTTTTAGTGGAGTATCTCCACTACCCTTTTGCTCAGTCTTACCTTGACTTTTTAGACTCTAGCCAACAGCTGGTGAATCTTCTTGGCTCGTGCAGTCTGATACTCTAAACCTTCTTTCGCAACCTTCGCAATGTATCTTGAAGTCTGCCACATCGCTTTCGAATGATAAGCGAGTCTTTCTTCAATCATCTACggacattttttatccacaacgaggaagctatTGACCTGGATCTAACATGATGGAAAGTgttgatcaggccgaaggtggaaacgaGCTTCAGCCGGAATCCCCAACCACAGAAGAACTggttatcttacctctaactgccttAACTCTATCTTATTTCTGACATCATTAGAAACTTAGCTGAATTACTCCACCACCTTTTTCATCCATCTTACCTTGACTTCTTCAACTCTTGCCAACAGCTAGTGAATCTTCTTGGCTCGTGCAGTCTGATACTCTCATTTTTCCTTCGCAGCCTTCGCAATGTATCTTGGAGGCTGCCACATCGCTTTCGTATGATAAGCGAGTCTTTATTCAATCAGCTAcgacattttttatccacaacgaggaatctcttggcctgtatctcacttgatgaaaaatgttgatcaggccgaaggtggaaacgagtttcagccggaatcctcaaccacagaggaactggttattttacctctaactgccttAACATCTTATTTCTGACATCATCAGAAACCTAGCTGAAATACTCCACCACCTTTTTCATCTATCTTACTTTACGTCCTCGACTTTAGCCAACAGTTGGTGAATTTTCTTAGCCCGTTCAGTCTGGTATTCCAGTCTTTGACGCTCGGCACGCGCTTGCTTCGCTTGCAGCCTTCGCAATGCATCTTGGAGACTACTAAGTAGCTTTCTTATGATAAGCGAGTCTTTCCTCAATCAGATACGGACACTATAAGAGACCTACATGAAAAACTCCACCCCCTTTTTTGACATCTTACCTTTACTTCCTCAACTCTAGGTAGCAACTGGTGAATCTTCTTTCCCCTTTTAGTCTGGTACTCTAAACCTTCCTTCGCAGCCTTCATAATGTATCTTGGAGACTGCCACATCGCTTTCGTATGATAAGCGAGTATTTCTTCAATCAGCTACggacattttttatccacaatgaggaggctcttggcctgcatctcacctgatggaagtgttgatcaggccgaaggtggaaacgaGCTTCAGCCGGAATTTTCCACCTCAGAGGAACTGGTTattttacctctaactgccttAACTCTATCTTATTTCTGACATCATTAGAAACCTAGCTGAAATACTCCACCACCTTTTTAAATCATCTTACCTTGACTTCCTCAACCCTAGCCAACAGTTGGTGAATCTTCTTGGCTCTCTCAGTCTGGTATTCCAGTCTTTGATGCTCGGCGCGCGCTTGCTTCGCTTGCAGCCTTCGCAATGCATCTTGGAGACTACTAAGTAGCTTTCTTATGATAAGCGAGTCTTTCTTCAATCAGTCACGGACACTATTAAAGACAGCTGAAATACTCCACCCCCTTTTTGACATCTTACCTTTACTTCCTCAACTCTAGGTAGCAACTGGTGAATCTTCTTTCCCCTTTCAGTCTGGTACTCTAAACCTTCTTTCGCAGCCTTCGCATTGCATTTTGGGAATCTGCCACATCGCATTACTCTACACAAAATTTCTGTATGAACTTCACAACGACGCAAAATGTGTTGGAACTTGAacgtttattatgcttgtttGGCGTCAGTCTTAGAGGTTGCCTATATGAAAAACTCCACCACCTTTTTCATCCATCTTACCTTGACTTCTTCAACTCTTGCCAACAGCTGGTGAATCTTCTTGGCTCGTGCAGTCTGATACTCTCATTTTTCCTTCGCAGCCTTCGCAATGTATCTTGAAGGCTGCCACACCCCTTTCTCATGATAAGCGAGTCTTTCTTCAATCAGCTACGGACattgttttatccacaacgaggaatctcttggcctgcatctcgcctgatggaaagtgatgattaagccgaaggtggaagcgagcttcagcCGGAATCCCCAACCACAGAAGAACTggttatcttacctctaactgccttAACATCTTATTTCTGACATCATCAGAAACCTAGCTGAAATACTCCACCACCTTTTTAAATCATCTTACCTTGACTTCTTCAACTCTAGCTAACAGCTGATGAATCTTCTTAGCCCTCTCAGTTTGGTATTCCAGTCTTTGACGCTCGGCTCGCGCTTGCTTAGCTTGCAGCCTTCGCAATGCATCTTGAAGACTGCCACGCCGCTTGATGCCTTGGGATAACTTCGCGTGGAGTTGTTGGGCGCGACCTGGTTGACATGGTAAGAGAATTTTGAGTAGAGATTCAGAATACTAGCCTACTATACGAGGATTACGATttattttgtaagatttttcTAAGTGTAAAGtgccttaggcccagaacacacggtgaaacgcaattgcaacgaaactgcaacttctagttacttttgagttgcatctaagtttctgccatagattccgttgagagaccacacatgacgcgaccagtttgaaaccggtttcaGTTTAGTGTCAATTAAAAACATCAAACTTTATCCTTTCAGTAGTTAGATGACATGACATCAAAATGCAAGGGAGAGAAAAATTGGAGCGTAGAGTTCTATTAAGAACAGCTTGGTTAGACAGCGTTTAGGAAGTTGCGACATCTTCTCGTCGCCACAGAGTCTGAAGAGCAAGGTATTGCGTATAAAGCCTACCGGCTTAATAGATTGATGTCATTAAGCAAgtagaaaggcgctggatgcaggccgaaaccggtcaatctggaaatcattgggctggaagacgtagcgtgggtaggcttcctactagatggaccgacgatctagtaaaggtagcgggaagaacctggatgcgggcagcgcaggaccgttcattatggaaaacctagggggaggcctatattcagcagtggaggtcctgtggctgaaatgatgatgatgatgatgatcctccACGTAGATATTATGCCCTTCCTGAATATGTGCTGCACTTACCAGGATCTCTGGCCACAAGCGCTTCTAAAGCGCCCAGCGTATCCACACGCTCAGCCCACGACATTCCGGCTAGGGCAGTCTCATACCGGTCTTCAAGACTTGCCACCAAGCGGCCGGTTACTTCGTCCACGTGGCAAGTTGTGTCTTCGCACAGGATCTCTGCGTCGGTCTAGATAGGAAAAAAAACAGtgagctatagtctggtctgtgagcacgtagaattttgtccaatgaacccaagcgtgtaattatgttgctgtcgcactcgcacactcactgcgggcgcgcgtcgcacagtcgcgacagcaatataattacgcgcgagcgataaggatgggtagcttggggtcattgaacaaaattctacgtgctcacagaccgggctttagcaaaGAAACATTTTGAGCAGACTCGCACACTCACTAACAGTTTTCTATAAGACCTGCGAGGTTATTACGAAAAATGTTATCCGAAGTTACGAATGTTGCCATCACTCTCCCGCGAGCtagcatgagcgacagtgacataTAGACTCGAAATTACAACAGCGTTTCAGAGTAGAAACATGCTGTTCAAATAGTAGACAAGTCTGTTTCCCTATTACAGACTGTTTGGTTAAGTTGTTAAGAATCTAAACTGGCGACAATACAGATAGAAATTCAATGTCACACCGCCTCAATTCCTGTCGTCAACTGTAGCCGAGGATgagcgccgcgataagcgtttatcacgccattttatcgattttatgcgataagtcaatactcaatactcaatacttttattgcataaccacattagcattcacatttataggtcttacaatttaggcagttatacaatgtggacccagttagggcacagcaactttagtccatacatttgtcgtctaaaatcatcgatagaATTttgtcacggcgcgcatcctagcccggctggacTATTTTGATGAGCCTGGCATTATGAAATATACAAGTTTAGCTGGTTaaaggtttttaaaaaaaagcttCTACTTACCTCAGTATCGTCAGTTTCAGTATCCAAATCGATGTCAGAAACTTGCTGCAGCTCCAATATTTGTCTGTTCAACAAATCCTCTTCTTCACACAACTTCCTCTGGTCGACCTCAGCCTGGAAGTCCAAAGCCCAACCGAGTTTCTTCTCATTTTCCTCAATTTGTGACGTCATTTCAGCAATTTCGGACCTTTCCGAAGGATCAGCGGATTCCAAAATATCAGTGTGATTCAAGATCTGATCGTCGTCGTCGAAGTATTTGAAGGTAGATCTGAACTCAGACCTCCACTTGTCAAAATCAAACGCCTCTTCGGTACTCTCCTGAGACCTAGCGAGACCTGTAGTAAGGCTTTCTAGGGAAGAGTGCAGCCTGTTTTTAGTCAAGTCTGAAGTCTCGTCATCATGGGTCTTTTCATCTTTGGATTTCTCGACTTTCTTAGTCAAAGCCTTGCTTCGAGAAGACTTAGATTTCAGTCCAGTCACATCAGATTTCTGTCTGATCATAGCCGGGTCTTTAATTTTCGCCTCTGGAGTGACGGTCACGGCtacttttacaactttttccGGTTTAATTACAACCTGAGGTTGTTCGGATTTGGCGCGGTCTAGTTTGGCATTTTTAGGAGAATCTACAATTGGCTTCGTTTCCTGCTTAGGGGATTCTATCATGTTCAGTGTGGGGAGACTTGTGGTAGCTGAAGGCTGATGGAACCTCTGAGCCCAGTGCGATTTCGATTGCTTCTTCGATTCGCGACTGAGACGCCTCGACTTCACCGTGAGCCAGCCCTCGTTGTCGCTCTTATTATTATCTACGTTAAGAACTTCAATCGAGTTCCCAACGTCGTCAATCATCAGCATTTCATCTGGCACTAAAGTTTTGAGACTTTCACTAGATTCAATTCTAGTCATGTCGATTTGTGTGACGATTGTGTCGGAACTGCCGTATTCGTCGCAATCTTTGATTTTCTCCAGAGTAGGGTTGTTCTTATCTTTTTTAGTGTCACGGTCGTCTACCTTCAAAGACGTCGGCCTCGGAGGTCGCTTCTTCGTATCGATTTTGTTTTGACTAGATTTGTTATCACCTGACGCGAGTTGAACATTTTTGTTCAGGGGTTTTTTCGGCAAAGCATTTTTGTTTGTCGCAGTGGGCGAATCGAAAAGACTTTTTCGACCTGTCGTGAGGTTAAAGGGGTAACTGCATTTGTTGACTTGGTTCTTTTTTGGAAACTGTGGCCTTTGGGGTTTCGGGGCAACAGGCCGAATCTCGACAACAGTTTTGCTTCTAACCAAAGTAGTTGTTTTAGTTGGTGTTTTTACTTCGGTTTTGGGGACAGTTACCGGCTTAGGTTTCGCAGCGGCTTGAGAGTATGCAGGCCGCGTATTCATTTTAGTTTCGCTCGATTTATCAGCTTCTTTTCTGGGCTCTTCTTTGCCATCTAAAGCACCGTTCTGCTCAGGAGTTTTCGATAATTTATCGGTTTCATTTGGCTCCAATTTGTTTATAGTAGAATCTTTTGGTGCTTTATCGTTATCAGCGATATGAGGCAGATCTTTTGACACATCACCTTTAGTGTTTTcgattttattttctgtaatgagGTTGGATTTTTCTGGTATTGCGTTTGTtaaatcagatttttttttagaattacCTTCTTTAACTTTGATATTTACTTCTGCATTGTTTACTTTAGCTATCTCTTCAATTTTGACTGTAACTTTTGAATTCTTTGCTTCAACCGTCTTTTCAGTTTTGACGGTCACTTCAGTATCATTTACTGTATTAGCTTTTCCTTTCACAACCACCTCAGCATCATTTGACTTCGCTGATTTTTCAACACTGACAGTCACTCCAGCTTCACTTACTTCATCTGtttctaaaacttttttaagttttttttcagCGTCATTGGTTTTAGTTGATTTTTCAACTTTAGGAGTAATTTCAGCGTTATTTACGTCGGAatttttttcaactttattAGGCATTTCAACGCCATTCTCGTCAGCTGTTTCTTGAACTTCAACAATCATTTTAGCATCACTTGCTTCATCTGTGTTACTCACTTTGGCAACTGACTCTGATGTGTCAGTGTCATTTGATTCAGTAGTTTCTTCAACATTGTCACTTTCGAGTATTTGTGACAACTTTTCGATATTTTCCGGTATATCTGGAGTCTTTGCATCAAGAGATTTTGTCGAACTTTCGTTAGAGATATCACCAAAGTTATCTTCTGATTTTGTCGGAGATTCTGAAGAACTTACAGATTTATTATCCACCATCATTAATTTTTCTTCTGCATCTATTGTAAGATTGCTATCCAGCTTAATTGtttcaatattatttgaaattacATCTTCGTTTGGTTTTTCAGTTTCTTTGTCATGGTTAAGCATGTTatcgtttttaattttattttcgatGAGCTGCTTCGCCAAAAACTCATTCTCCATTGCCTCCAATTTGGCTGTTATCTCTCTCGCTTGATTGATCTGAGAAGAGGACTCAACAGATGATTTGCGTGAGCCTTTAGCCGAATTCACTGGACTTTCTTGATTTGTCAAAGCCCGCTTCGGCGATTTGATAACCACTTGTTTGGGGCTAGCGTTCGGGCATTCTTTGGCTTTGCCTATTTCGACAACAGCTGTTACATTTGTCACTGGTTTTCCTTCATCCTTCTCAGCTTTTTTAGAGTCatggttttcttttatttctttctcAGTAATATCAGACAACCTAGACGATTCCTTAGTCAAATTTGGCTCCGGCTTGGCCGTGACTTTGGAAGCTGCTATTTTGCTGCTGAAAAATTCAATATTCGCTTTCGGACTAGTACTGGAATGCCCTGAAGATATCCTGGGACTGATCTTCCCGCTGCCTGGACTGGCTTTGCCTGTTAGGTTGGGGCTGTTCTTGCCACTGGGTGTGTTATGTCCAGAGAGGCAAGGGCTATTTTTGCCTGACACTGAGGGTGAGCTCTTGACGGAATGGGTCCGCCTGGACTCGGGTCGTACAAAATCAGTCTTTCTAATCTCCCATGCTAAGCTCTGCGGCCGTTGCGGCGGCGGCGTATTGTCATACTCCCACTTCAGCCTGAACCATTCACCCAATGCTTTAAAGTCGCGGGTGTAGTTCTCTAGTACTAGTATAACTTCTTGGCACTCGTTCAAATTCTCGTGGGCTTCAACTGTGTTGTAGATTTCGCCGATCTGCAATTGAACAAATTTTATTAAGCATATCATATTGATAAGGTTGAGACTATcgtcatttcagtcataggacgtccactgctgaacaaaggccgcCCTTAATGATTATCATAATGATcagttggtagtggcctgcatccagcgcaccttcctgctacatttatgaggtcgtaggtccaccttgtgggtggacgtcctacgctgccctTTCCGGTATGTGAGACTATCGGTAGATGGGAAAGCCTTGCGACCTTCCGACAGTCATGACACAACCTTTTTCGTTCTTTCTTTGCGAGCAGCGTAGGAAGGGTCGTTGTGAAAATTATCCTATGTTTAGAAGTGAACATCACTTGATTAAAACGAATCCGTCTCGGGACCTTGGTTTGTCGAGATAGACAGATAAAGCTGCATATGGAAATAATGGACTGACTGAACGTTATAGGGACTCCACCAAACCATGGTTCTGCCTGACTCAtggcgtacgaaccgaatctcgaGAGAGCGCGTAGGTACTGCTCGAAGCTCTGTTCCCTTTGGCGCTATACTTCGCTCCTTACAAATTTCTCTATTCCGACCCTTCTCACTGTCAATTCCCCCTCTCGCTATAGCAAAATGACTACTTACAGCTCTCTGCAGGTCTCCAAACAGCAGCGCCCAGTACCGCGCCCGTAACTCGGACCGCTTGTCCCGGCCTGCCGAGGCCGAGCGGCGGGCCGGTCGCGGGGCCACGCGCCGCACCGCCGGCCCGCCGAGGCAGCGCGGCGGCTTGCGCGATATCCGCGCTGCGGGTAGAtgaaaaattatatttacaaaaaaaaagtatttaagtatgtttatatccgctaaaatcaagtggcagtgggcggggcacatagctcgaagagctgatggccgctggggcaggaaagttcttgagtggcgaccacgagctggaagacgtagcgtgggcaggcctcccactaggtggaccgacgatctggtgaaggtcgcgggaagtacctggatgcaagcggcgcaggaccggactttgtggaagtccttgggggaggcctttgtccagcagtggacgtctttcggctgaaacgaacgaacgaacgatatccgttgtttaaagcctggtccatgagcacgtagaatcccgtccaatgacgcCAAGCTGCCCagtgcccatccttgtcgctcgcacgtaattatgttgctgtcgcgctcgcacactcactgcgggcgcgcgtcgcacagtcgcgacagcaatataattacgcgcgagcgataaggatgggtagcttgggatcattggacgggattctacgtgctcacggaccaggctttagtacccatagtacaagctttgcttagtttgggactagaagagcagtgtaaaatgtccaaggatattttatttaaaaatggatgGTGAGGGTACATTTACATTAGTAGAGCAGCAGCAGATAGCACATCCAATTTATCAGACCATAcatattttctatttatttatatcatccTTCTTAGACATTACTCATGAACATTTAGGTAAgactggttttagtgtcacgcggactgtcagtgcggatcgctccgcacagccgatttgtatgaactgctagggagcggagcggttcctccgaaccgcattactctaaaacgctccctagaagttcatacagattggccgtgcggagcgggtccgcaccggacggtccgcgtgacactaaaataaatatagagAAACGAGAATTCCAGGCGTTGCACAGACAGTTTTCTAGGACTAAATTATCATCAGATCTGCGCACGTAAATACTGTGTGTAAGTTTTGACGATTCAAACGACAAAGAGGActctgaataaaatattaaaagtattttagtGACTACACACATAACTAAATAATGCAATCTGTTTTCGATCTCGCCATTGAAATAGACACCCTAACTCCATAGCAATAAGACAGCAAAATATTACAGTCACACACAAAATTTCGATAACGCGACCCACCGGAAGGTTGAGACAATAAAACTACAAGTACTTTTCAAGAACTTACGCTCATATCGTCGCATGATGATCTACAATCCACATAAATCTTTACATAACATTTACAATCCAATTCAAGGATCATTAAACCCGGGCTGTACTGTGACCAGCAAAAGTggaactgaaaaaatattccaaGACAAATGCAACATGTTTCATGAAAGAATATCGGTAAACAGTTATATTTACGCTCCGTCAGGTCGCCGGTATCGATTCTGATGTCTAAAATCAGACCAGACCTAGATATCACTTAGTGACTATTACAGAATCGTTCAGTAGACTCCTTACATATTTGTATGAATAATTGAATTATTAATTACATGAAGGATTACCATAAAGACCGCGCTCTGCAATTCAGTTATTTCTAGTacttttattagtattttagaTTGGGATAACATCGTCTGTATGAAGTTATGAACACCAAACTAAGAGTAAGACCTAAGTAAACCTTCGCGAACTTTGTTACGAGTGGCGTATTTTTTCTCAGAATCGGTATCAAAAATCCAGTTCAGTAACCACAAACTAAGTCACCAAAATAATGCATTCTCTGGAAGCAACGCCACGTCAGAATAGCGAGTCATTAGCTAAAGAAATCCTGAATGCTGAAATCGTAAATAAATATCACTTTGCAATTTTGTTACAGTGACCAATTTATATTTCTGCGGTTGTTTTCTCGCAATAGTTTTTAGTTCTATTGACAACGTAGATACATAAATGAAGGTATACAATAGGTAGTAAATAAATCCGATTTACATATTGCTATCGTGTATCGTATCGTGGCGAAGATCTTCAAAGCCCGTACATTAAAGCTTCTCGAGCAATCGATTCGATTACGAATCACTCGAGTTACTCTGTCTGCGACCTGGCCAGGTCATCTGGGCTAGAGGGTATTAATCGATTGCAATCGTACccttcagtacctctagcatgaacaactttcgtcttcgaatcgtttgcgtactcgataatattcgatactcaaccttcgaagtaaacgataacgtgacaattttgattctcaaaataagtttcgtgcaatcatttctcatactaagttcactttacgacacgttcacaagggcgctgttgtagttttcgtactaaatcttttgatggcgattcgagtacgcaaacgatttgaactcgaaagtttttcgtgctagccgtactgaacACTGTTACAACTTCTATTGTACTAATAATAACAGCTTAGACGGATCGATAGGCCTTCCAGACAATCCCGCTTAATAATTTACAAACTACGGCAGTGCACTTAGTACTTAAACCTTCAGCTAAATGCAGACCTTACGCTCTCCACAGTAAACGCTAGAATCCAAAGACAATCAAGGTTGATGTGCCCTTGACCGCTTGTAATTTGCCTTTTTAGATCAGAAATTATGGTTCGGAATCCTTGAGACGGTGACGTCATTATTGGAAACCATTTCCATGGCGCCGATTCAAATCTTCTTATTAAGTAGCGTAAATAACATACATATTTCATCGGACTCAACTCAAGGGCGTCAAAAAGGTTGAATGGAAATATTTCGTTATAAAtagagacgtccacccacacaGGACCAGATCATGAGCCTTTTGTCTGAAAAGATTTTTCTTAGGACAAAGTGGGAAAACTTTTAGAATAATGCTATATAATATTTCCCCACTTTCAACCCTTGGGAAGCACTACAAAGTAATACAATAGAAGAAACTAAGCCATTTATTTCTTCTAAAATATTTTGACGTGTGTAAGGTAAACTTAAATTGGGTACTATTTATAGTACGGCGGGCGCTAATGGGTAAAACCAGCTCATTATAACTTGAAACTTAAGTTCTTATGAAAAATCGGCGTTCAAAACAAGCATAGTTCATGAATTATATGAGCACTGTCGAATATTGTCAATAGACAATGTTCAGTTTAATCTAGACAATGCACAATGTAACATTCGATCCTCACCCCAGATTATTATTGCTTTGCTACATCCCAAAATTACGtcgtacctacctaagaaataaGATCCCAATTTTGAATGGTAGaccttagttttttttttttgaagggacgcgcgctggtagcttgaagagcttttccagcttcaccgggcagagtggcgagtacagaaggtactctagccgtttggcgatcgtcggtgcgcgtgccgacgaggtcGAGTGTGGgtttcgcgaagcgaagcccaggctcgtccgcgtcggtcgcagaccgacgttcgcgatcgggccgtatcgagcgcataaggcgcccgatcagtggcgaacccaactagagggttgcccaccgcggtgttggaccaaagtccagcctacggcgggctcactctagtgggcccgatcgaggggactacggacgcggcctgagggcgccacggtaggctcggacctcggctcaggccgtgtccgggggacggataggtgGTAGACCTTAGTCGCCGGGCGGCGCCGTTATATGACGCCCACATAGTCTGATGGTTGGGACtactaagagcgctttcacattagggcgttggtagcgcgactgcagcgcggcagcggcgtttttataatgtgaaggcatgcatccgctgtcacatagtatgaaattttcggaagcgcgtctgtcgcgcgtttgtcgcgctggttaatcgcctaaatgtgaaagcgctctaatacGCCAGAGATTCGATGCCCGCGCAATCcaaaagtattttatgtattaatttaCGAATTTATCTACTTCCCTCTACACTACACCACTTGCAAGTCAGCATACACGCACAATTGTATGCATCAGCGCATACGCACCTGACGGCTCATCAAACGGAATTTAGAATTCTTTTCAAAGACAGTATGTCTGATCTGCAGACCAAGCGAGAGCGCGCCCGGCTCGATAATCAAGGCGACGCTATTTTGGATCGACAAATTATAATTTTGCTGTTAACACCCTTAGGTTAAATTATTACAAAGAAATTGAATATATTCAAAAAGGCAATTACATACACAGAAGGCAAACTGTCACCCTTAAATTATTCCTGAGGAATATAGGTACTTGAGACTCTTCCCAAAGTCTAAATGGAACAAAAACAGAGGGtagaaaaaagtatttatttttaacacctATCACCAAAATGTaaacttttctttaaaataagttGGAACTGTCACCAGAATTGACACATTGAATAATTTTGCACACATTTAAATtgatgtatgaaaaatctaaagaaAATCTAACTCTAAGGTCATATTTTTATCGATCAGGTTATCTACCTTcattaatgtttaaaaaagcATTATATTTCATACCCACTGGTTTCTTACATAAGAATTATCTTGAAACACATAAATACATTCATTTATTCTCAATTAAATAgctctttttagtttttatacaTCCCAACATAACCATTCTTCGGGAAAATAAAATAGGCAAGGCAAGTGCTGGGAAGAGGCAGCTCAAGAGAATTACCACATAACAGCAACACTTGCATTACATTTATAAGAAGAGAGGATTATTTTTGATAAGACTAGTTTTATAAGATGGTTGCTATGCCGTCTCAGCATAGATAAATCAGCATCATAAATCTAACCCAG
Coding sequences:
- the LOC135083186 gene encoding 227 kDa spindle- and centromere-associated protein, translating into PARRSASAGRDKRSELRARYWALLFGDLQRAIGEIYNTVEAHENLNECQEVILVLENYTRDFKALGEWFRLKWEYDNTPPPQRPQSLAWEIRKTDFVRPESRRTHSVKSSPSVSGKNSPCLSGHNTPSGKNSPNLTGKASPGSGKISPRISSGHSSTSPKANIEFFSSKIAASKVTAKPEPNLTKESSRLSDITEKEIKENHDSKKAEKDEGKPVTNVTAVVEIGKAKECPNASPKQVVIKSPKRALTNQESPVNSAKGSRKSSVESSSQINQAREITAKLEAMENEFLAKQLIENKIKNDNMLNHDKETEKPNEDVISNNIETIKLDSNLTIDAEEKLMMVDNKSVSSSESPTKSEDNFGDISNESSTKSLDAKTPDIPENIEKLSQILESDNVEETTESNDTDTSESVAKVSNTDEASDAKMIVEVQETADENGVEMPNKVEKNSDVNNAEITPKVEKSTKTNDAEKKLKKVLETDEVSEAGVTVSVEKSAKSNDAEVVVKGKANTVNDTEVTVKTEKTVEAKNSKVTVKIEEIAKVNNAEVNIKVKEGNSKKKSDLTNAIPEKSNLITENKIENTKGDVSKDLPHIADNDKAPKDSTINKLEPNETDKLSKTPEQNGALDGKEEPRKEADKSSETKMNTRPAYSQAAAKPKPVTVPKTEVKTPTKTTTLVRSKTVVEIRPVAPKPQRPQFPKKNQVNKCSYPFNLTTGRKSLFDSPTATNKNALPKKPLNKNVQLASGDNKSSQNKIDTKKRPPRPTSLKVDDRDTKKDKNNPTLEKIKDCDEYGSSDTIVTQIDMTRIESSESLKTLVPDEMLMIDDVGNSIEVLNVDNNKSDNEGWLTVKSRRLSRESKKQSKSHWAQRFHQPSATTSLPTLNMIESPKQETKPIVDSPKNAKLDRAKSEQPQVVIKPEKVVKVAVTVTPEAKIKDPAMIRQKSDVTGLKSKSSRSKALTKKVEKSKDEKTHDDETSDLTKNRLHSSLESLTTGLARSQESTEEAFDFDKWRSEFRSTFKYFDDDDQILNHTDILESADPSERSEIAEMTSQIEENEKKLGWALDFQAEVDQRKLCEEEDLLNRQILELQQVSDIDLDTETDDTETDAEILCEDTTCHVDEVTGRLVASLEDRYETALAGMSWAERVDTLGALEALVARDPGRAQQLHAKLSQGIKRRGSLQDALRRLQAKQARAERQRLEYQTERAKKIHQLLARVEEVKVAKNQLIEEKRLRMEKRLQKATENRDQHLKDIVRKAHDEEEKLREIAFIKQLEAENRRHDFLDQCRSHTTRLRQMRRERLTKLEQKAAREAAVGARREALEAARRRRVEALVERRKLRDARRDTLDQLKRHERHRLAKEKAEGVKSRLSALAAAAELEADALRSRIRDKQDASQQRLESHLQAIREKATTGPRQATTSESQDQSTKEERELAEQAERLEQERKEREKQKAIKKKARKVKQKLLASGNVNDIFTDHTIVPFEPLYPTTGKLHKTIHTLTNIINPLLDSIERSDYQNGLEEKKKRKKKKESPEPENRSEAENNNNTEVVPPECSNGGKKKRKNKEPKLSKANSVCSSLSDMSRASNKSERKANIVIDVPMLERQLNELNRLMEKFDRNSSDKIVFQKIHGLKLLGQLLAVAAEREELASQLTAKLLATAVTVVSRVVGGCAVSAAYLLTTNTTVHLVTLLSEQLEKNMNDYRELELAKQLCDCLSVALDSVLCSTRVYEETKEEGKTGQELVSHCAAMNKAHTIIRVDEESKEADKEEIDLLVTLRTRAHTLISYICLCGCITKAEKAGEARESIQTLLTVCADLCHPCDVDVGSERISATQSLRCALGTGMCGSRAEFCVLFARGAQIGGDGSGGFVRAARTAHLLRALAELDHHIVQVSKIDLLFLGPGPLHS